A single region of the Methanofastidiosum sp. genome encodes:
- a CDS encoding helix-turn-helix domain-containing protein produces MGYKEVERLKEIIFFPNDRFKVELEALLVKSFGSIKNFSEISDIPLPTLYKIFSGDREPNLKTLRKIHEVLKGKEEQRTKFIALIASRPVLNMLDESYVSDNENKFSIKEYSATSIEEVFIQSIRAERDGASALVCAPIVSSIVEKVVSIPVVTIMPQKSILLALKTAAKKLKS; encoded by the coding sequence ATGGGGTATAAAGAAGTAGAAAGATTGAAAGAAATTATATTTTTTCCTAACGATAGATTTAAAGTTGAGTTGGAGGCTCTTTTAGTCAAGAGTTTTGGTAGTATCAAAAATTTTTCTGAAATTTCAGATATTCCTCTTCCAACTCTATATAAAATCTTTTCTGGGGATAGAGAACCAAATCTCAAAACACTAAGGAAGATTCATGAGGTTTTAAAAGGGAAAGAGGAACAACGCACTAAATTCATTGCCCTAATTGCTTCACGACCAGTTCTTAACATGCTTGACGAAAGCTATGTTTCAGACAATGAAAATAAATTCTCAATAAAAGAATATTCTGCTACCAGCATCGAGGAAGTTTTCATTCAGTCTATAAGGGCAGAAAGGGACGGCGCAAGCGCTTTAGTATGTGCGCCTATAGTAAGTTCAATTGTAGAAAAAGTTGTATCAATTCCAGTAGTTACAATAATGCCGCAAAAAAGTATTTTATTGGCTCTAAAGACTGCAGCTAAGAAATTAAAATCATAA
- a CDS encoding PKD domain-containing protein, producing the protein MKNKTKIFSLILATTLFLGLLSTSTSAPFIIEPIPLIPLLFHQPDASLSRSMTSTGILYPSGTHTAGDQVANLQIKCFLSFDISSIPAGATITSATLGLTDNTITLGNPFATLGNLRVYYVDYGTSLTVSDYNGPRLATVWSGSSAPSDVMDVKAELANAVASGKKNLQFRIEYTTPTDNDGAVDRITFNNPTLLYFYSSPSNKPDLRVTNIAKGASDIVVVTLANSGAGDFSGEVGLKIWFDGVTKFDGSGTVNMPAGSTATVNFPTLILPEGSTTVKATIDPANTISEENEANNERTQTLTVAASPTPTPSNNPPQANAGTNKTAKVGQSVSFNGSSSTDSDGTIISYAWDFGDGRSSAGSIVSHVYSSPGTYTVSLTVTDNSGATSTDTAIAIITEDSTTPTPPATTNKPPKADAGSDIKVKVGEAVHFDASKSTDSDGTITQYSWDFGDSRDSNEKEPLHSYATPGIYKVTLVVTDNNGATDQDVIYVTVEQESTSPIKGVPGFEVPGVLGAAALVYYYFRRRKN; encoded by the coding sequence ATGAAAAACAAAACAAAAATTTTTTCTTTAATCTTAGCAACAACTTTGTTTCTAGGATTATTAAGTACATCAACTAGTGCACCTTTTATTATAGAGCCTATTCCTTTAATTCCTCTTCTATTTCATCAACCTGATGCTTCACTTAGTCGAAGTATGACAAGTACAGGAATCCTTTATCCGAGTGGAACACACACGGCAGGAGATCAAGTAGCAAATCTTCAAATTAAGTGCTTTTTGAGCTTTGATATATCTAGCATACCTGCTGGTGCTACTATCACTTCAGCAACACTTGGCTTGACTGATAATACCATAACTTTAGGCAATCCATTCGCCACTCTTGGGAACTTAAGAGTATACTACGTGGATTATGGAACTAGTTTGACTGTGTCAGATTATAATGGGCCAAGATTAGCAACTGTATGGTCTGGTAGCTCAGCACCATCTGATGTGATGGACGTTAAAGCAGAACTGGCGAATGCAGTCGCTTCTGGGAAGAAAAATTTACAGTTTAGAATAGAGTATACAACTCCAACTGATAACGATGGTGCTGTTGACAGGATTACATTCAATAATCCCACTCTTCTTTACTTCTACTCTAGTCCGTCTAATAAACCCGACTTGAGAGTCACAAATATTGCGAAAGGCGCTTCCGATATAGTCGTTGTAACCCTTGCAAATAGTGGGGCAGGAGATTTCAGTGGGGAAGTCGGGTTAAAGATATGGTTTGATGGAGTTACTAAATTTGATGGTTCTGGAACAGTAAATATGCCCGCCGGTTCAACAGCCACAGTTAATTTTCCAACCTTAATACTTCCAGAAGGTTCTACAACTGTAAAAGCAACTATAGATCCAGCCAACACAATCTCTGAAGAAAATGAAGCAAACAATGAGCGTACTCAAACATTGACTGTTGCAGCATCTCCCACACCAACACCTTCAAATAATCCTCCCCAGGCAAATGCAGGTACAAACAAAACTGCTAAAGTTGGGCAGTCTGTCAGTTTTAATGGATCTAGTTCTACCGATTCAGACGGAACTATAATAAGTTACGCTTGGGACTTTGGAGATGGAAGAAGCTCTGCTGGGTCAATTGTAAGTCATGTCTACTCTTCTCCTGGCACATATACTGTATCTTTAACTGTTACTGATAACAGTGGAGCCACAAGTACCGATACTGCAATTGCTATAATCACAGAAGACTCAACTACGCCAACACCTCCAGCCACAACAAACAAACCACCAAAGGCAGACGCTGGAAGCGATATAAAAGTGAAAGTTGGCGAAGCTGTTCATTTTGACGCTTCAAAATCAACAGACTCCGATGGAACAATAACTCAATATTCTTGGGATTTCGGAGACAGTAGGGATTCAAATGAGAAAGAGCCACTTCACTCTTACGCAACACCAGGGATTTACAAAGTAACTTTAGTTGTTACAGACAATAATGGGGCAACAGACCAAGATGTGATATATGTTACAGTTGAACAAGAATCCACCTCTCCGATCAAAGGAGTTCCTGGATTTGAAGTGCCCGGAGTCTTAGGTGCTGCCGCTTTAGTCTACTACTACTTCAGAAGAAGGAAAAATTAA